From Panicum hallii strain FIL2 chromosome 2, PHallii_v3.1, whole genome shotgun sequence, a single genomic window includes:
- the LOC112881515 gene encoding uncharacterized protein LOC112881515, which translates to MDVSFVCSGEAEPFEMEVGFFDTVQDIKEKLQSRRGWPAASISLLHNGDVLADDVYGGGGIERHGIVEGSVIHVALVPDGPRLQPQRVKRSRPASKSRGEEGAARAPLLRVTVVSRCGAGRMEVAVAARAAVSALRAELERARGARFPLPGDGAYFFIHRQSVMDEARSFEWHGVATGDEVVVFDGSVTRAPAY; encoded by the coding sequence ATGGACGTGAGCTTCGTGTGCTCAGGGGAGGCGGAGCCCTTCGAGATGGAGGTGGGCTTCTTCGACACCGTGCAGGACATCAAGGAGAAGCTCCAGAGCCGCCGGGGCTGGCCCGCCGCCTCCATTTCGCTCCTCCACAACGGCGACGTGCTCGCGGACGACgtctacggcggcggcggcatcgaGCGGCACGGCATCGTGGAAGGCTCCGTCATCCACGTCGCCCTCGTCCCCGACGGGCCGCGACTGCAGCCGCAGCGGGTGAAGCGGAGCAGACCGGCGAGCAAGAGTCGGGGCGAGGagggcgccgcgcgcgcgccgctgcTGCGGGTGACCGTGGTGTCGCGGTGCGGCGCGGGGCGCATGGAGGTGGCcgtggccgcgcgcgccgcggtgTCGGCGCTACGGGCGGAGCtggagcgcgcgcgcggggccCGGTTCCCGCTGCCGGGCGACGGCGCCTACTTCTTCATACACCGGCAGAGCGTGATGGACGAGGCGCGCTCCTTCGAGTGGCACGGCGTGGCCACCGGCGACGAGGTCGTCGTGTTCGACGGTTCCGTGACGAGGGCCCCAGCGTACTGA
- the LOC112881514 gene encoding LOW QUALITY PROTEIN: probable WRKY transcription factor 2 (The sequence of the model RefSeq protein was modified relative to this genomic sequence to represent the inferred CDS: inserted 1 base in 1 codon) has product MAGTGNHGSLMEEWLPPPTPSPRTLMSSFLNEEFSSGPFSNLFSEHGTNKPHDQCEKSRELVSLSEEVPAQAVKDRFQKGFSLEPNLFSATQKSNSHGGLAERRAARAGFSVPKIDTSRVGSSAVIRSPVSIPPGLSPTTLLESPVFLYNKMAQPSPTTGTLPFLMATSDKSTISPAAKITEDSTFDNDVFSFQPHLGSKQPSFSTAEKNYGTYHQNQSLSNIHQQESSLQSSFPAVKDNTNATIVKAKASDSMFDNSHYSADRKQDDGTNQNVQGEGVEARTAACVPVSTHGDASLMGSQDAVDVSSTLSNEEDERATHGTVSLECEGDEDETESKRRKLDALGTSTITTAVATSTIDMGAAASRAVREPRVVVQTTSEVDILDDGYRWRKYGQKVVKGNPNPRSYYKCTHPGCSVRKHVERASHDLKSVITTYEGKHNHEVPAAKNSGQAGSSSAGTTSASQGSSSHRSHEPAQASFAHFGASPPFGSFGHLGPATGSFRFGMVPPGMAIPMPSLGSLAPTKMVGNSPAMQGYPGLMMPAEPKAEPVSQPGFPTANAAPSAYQQMMSRPPXWSSDVNNRKEEKG; this is encoded by the exons ATGGCCGGCACTGGCAACCATGGATCCCTCATGGAGGAATGGTTGCCGCCCCCCACACCAAGCCCAAGAACACTCATGTCAAGCTTCCTGAATGAAGAATTCAGCTCTGGTCCATTCTCTAATCTTTTCAGTGAACATGGCACCAACAAGCCTCATGATCAATGCGAAAAGAGCAGAGAACTTGTGAGTTTGAGCGAGGAGGTGCCTGCTCAAGCTGTCAAAGACAGATTTCAAAAGGGTTTTTCCCTGGAGCCAAATTTGTTCAGTGCTACTCAGAAATCAAACTCACATGGTGGTTTGGCGGAGCGCAGGGCTGCAAGAGCAGGTTTCAGTGTTCCAAAAATTGATACTTCTCGAGTTGGTTCATCTGCAGTTATTCGGTCACCCGTGTCAATTCCACCTGGTCTTAGTCCAACTACACTTCTTGAGTCACCTGTTTTTCTTTACAATAAGATG GCACAGCCTTCTCCAACTACTGGCACATTGCCATTTTTGATGGCAACGAGTGATAAGTCAACAATATCACCAGCTGCTAAGATAACTGAAGATTCTACATTTGATAATGATGTTTTTTCTTTCCAACCACACTTGGGTTCTAAACAACCAAGCTTCTCTACCGCAGAAAAG AACTACGGTACTTATCATCAAAACCAGTCCTTGTCGAATATTCATCAGCAGGAATCCAGTCTTCAGTCAAGCTTTCCTGCAGTTAAGGATAACACTAATGCAACAATTGTTAAAGCGAAGGCATCTGACTCCATGTTTGACAATAGTCACTATTCAGCTGACCGAAAGCAAGATGATGGGACAAACCAAAATGTGCAAGGCGAAGGTGTTGAGGCTAGAACAGCTGCTTGTGTTCCTGTATCAACTCATGGTGATGCATCTCTAATGGGCTCTCAAGATGCAGTTGATGTCTCATCAACGCTGTCTAACGAGGAGGATGAGAGGGCAACACATGGCACCGTTTCTTTAGAATGTGAGGGTGATGAGGATGAGACTGAATCTAAAAGAAG GAAGCTGGATGCTTTAGGGACTTCTACTATTACTACTGCTGTTGCCACCAGTACCATCGACATGGGAGCTGCAGCCTCTAGAGCTGTCCGGGAGCCTAGGGTGGTTGTTCAGACCACAAGCGAGGTTGACATCCTTGACGATGGGTATCGGTGGCGCAAGTATGGTCAGAAGGTCGTTAAAGGCAATCCGAATCCAAG GAGCTACTACAAATGTACGCACCCTGGCTGTTCAGTGCGCAAGCATGTGGAAAGAGCATCCCATGATCTGAAATCAGTCATCACAACATATGAGGGAAAGCACAACCATGAAGTTCCGGCAGCCAAAAACAGCGGGCAAGCCGGTTCTAGTTCTGCCGGCACTACATCTGCCTCACAAGGTAGTAGCTCTCACCGTAGTCATGAACCAGCACAAGCCAGCTTTGCTCATTTTGGTGCTAGCCCTCCTTTTGGTTCCTTTGGCCATTTGGGACCAGCAACGGGCAGTTTCCGCTTCGGGATGGTTCCACCGGGCATGGCGATTCCGATGCCCTCTCTAGGATCTCTTGCTCCAACAAAGATGGTTGGAAATTCACCAGCTATGCAGGGGTACCCAGGCCTCATGATGCCAGCAGAACCGAAGGCAGAACCAGTGTCGCAACCGGGCTTCCCAACAGCAAATGCAGCCCCATCAGCTTACCAACAGATGATGAGCAGGCCTC TTTGGTCATCAGATGTAAATAATAGGAAAGAGGAAAAGGGATAG
- the LOC112879348 gene encoding uncharacterized protein LOC112879348: protein MAFAAVLRAGLLAVPLPLSASSPPPFFATSDYARVPRLTAAARAVRYRRRGRPSRAAAAITASLDLTEDNVRLALEEAKSELGQLFDTSVGITGQVDLAELDGPFVKLRLKGKFWHTRSTVVARIGNYLKNRIPEILEVEIEDEKQLDDSPAAF, encoded by the exons ATGGccttcgccgccgtcctccGCGCCGGCCTCCTCGCGGTGCCCCTTCCGCTATCCGCCTCTTCGCCGCCGCCATTCTTCGCCACTTCGGACTACGCCCGTGTACCGCGCCTCACAGCAGCTGCACGCGCCGTACGGTACCGGCGACGGggccggccgagccgcgcggccgcggcgaTCACCGCGTCGCTCGACCTCACCGAGGACAACGTCAGGCTCGCCCTAGAAGAAGCCAAATCCGAG CTTGGGCAGCTGTTCGACACGTCGGTGGGAATCACAG GGCAAGTCGATCTCGCGGAGTTGGACGGGCCGTTCGTGAAGCTCCGGCTCAAGGGCAAGTTCTGGCACACCCGCTCCACCGTGGTCGCGAGGATCGGCAACTACCTCAAGAACCGCATCCCG GAAATATTGGAAGTGGAGATAGAGGACGAGAAACAATTGGATGATAGCCCGGCTGCTTTCTGA
- the LOC112879346 gene encoding plant UBX domain-containing protein 10-like — translation MSSGPARGSSSSSAGESLRNSCNDFARTLARLPASIMEGLSRSIPRRRSHHHPVPHRLQPPPQAPPLLPPPFVPEELFFFSVFEQQYGAHHPFFYGCRFADALRAARREGKLVFVYLHDPGHPYTEPFCRRTLCSDVVVEFLDANFVSWGAVSGSGEGPGMVASLQPGSFPFCAVVAPVSDESIAVLQQVEGPVSQSELVEILQRTIDEQGAAFRASRPDEQAAAVRSARTAEEEERRRSALRLRQEQDAAYLESLRRDQEKERSRKSLQEGAAKPRAGIQLRPRHPPGQAARQPTKPTQIRAPPQKETAASPRTEPNTKIMIRFPNGERRLQSFRHTDTIRDVYRYVDSLGIPGIGSYQLVRSYPRKTYGQQQLGMTLGDAGFYPSVTLYIEQLS, via the exons ATGTCCTCAGGTCCAGCGAGGGGGAGCAGCAGTAGCAGCGCGGGCGAGAGCCTCCGGAACTCATGCAACGACTTCGCCCGGACCCTGGCGCGGCTGCCGGCCAGCATCATGGAGGGCCTGTCGAGGTCGATCCCTCGCCGTCGGAGCCACCACCACCCGGTTCCCCACCGTCTCCAGCCACCGCCGCAAGCGCCTCCGCTCCTTCCTCCGCCGTTCGTCCCCGAGgagctcttcttcttcagcGTGTTCGAGCAGCAGTACGGCGCGCACCACCCGTTCTTCTACGGCTGCCGCTTCGCCGACGCCCTGAGGGCCGCGCGGAGGGAGGGCAAGCTAGTCTTCGTGTACCTCCACGACCCGGGCCACCCCTACACCGAGCCCTTCTGCCGGCGGACGCTCTGCAGCGACGTGGTGGTGGAGTTCCTCGACGCGAACTTCGTGTCCTGGGGAGCCGTCAGTGGCAGTGGGGAAGGGCCGGGCATGGTGGCGTCGCTGCAGCCCGGCAGCTTCCCCTTCTGCGCCGTCGTCGCTCCGGTCTCCGACGAAAGCATCGCAGTCCTACAACAG GTGGAGGGGCCAGTGTCACAGTCAGAGCTGGTGGAGATCTTGCAGCGCACCATTGACGAGCAGGGTGCGGCTTTCCGAGCCTCCAGGCCTGACGAGCAGGCTGCAGCCGTCAGATCCGCCAGAACtgcagaggaagaggagaggaggagatcGGCTCTACGACTACGACAAGAGCAGGACGCAGCTTACCTCGAGTCGCTTCGGAGGGACCAG GAGAAAGAAAGATCCCGCAAGAGTCTGCAAGAGGGAGCTGCAAAGCCGAGGGCAGGTATCCAGCTTCGCCCAAGACATCCTCCTGGCCAGGCAGCACGGCAACCTACCAAGCCGACTCAGATCAGAGCACCCCCTCAGAAGGAAACTGCCGCTTCACCAAGAACTGAACCTAATACCAAG ATCATGATAAGGTTTCCCAACGGTGAGAGGAGGCTGCAGAGCTTCCGTCACACGGACACCATCAGGGATGTCTACAGGTATGTCGACTCCTTGGGCATACCAGGCATCGGAAGCTACCAGCTCGTGAGGAGCTACCCGAGGAAGACGTACGGTCAGCAGCAGCTGGGGATGACCCTCGGAGACGCAGGTTTCTACCCGAGTGTGACATTGTACATTGAGCAGCTTTCGTAA
- the LOC112881137 gene encoding aspartyl protease family protein At5g10770-like: MAAFVTRRALPRASCLAAAFAVVAAASAFRLGAAAASGGPGDWRVVSAGALRPSAVCTPAEGAGASNSSALKVVHRHGPCSPLRSRGAAPSPVEILDRDRDRANSMLRKIAGASATNAARASMGVRLPAHWATASLGTNNYVVTVGLGTPARYFTVEFDTGSDLSWVQCKPCKDCYEQNDPLFDPAKSRTFSTVPCGARECRELPSRTCSPDNRCRFECAYADGSQTDGDLARDTLTLTPSDAIPGFVFGCGHENSGFFGTEDGLIGLGRKSVSLSSQAASRHGAGFSYCLPSLSSGTGYLALGGAAPANAQFTPMVPSRDLPSLYFLRLTGIVVAGKAVKVPAASMLIDSGTQLTNLPDGTFAALWSVFARLMGGYRRAPGLSFLDTCYNFTGRAALQVPSVALVFAGGATVSLDVSGVLVRLGSDEPHVACLAFTSTGDDAPVGILGNTQQKTFAVVYDVANQRVGFGAKGCA, from the exons ATGGCGGCCTTCGTGACGCGGCGCGCGCTGCCTCGCGCAAGCTGCCTCGCGGCTGCCTTCGCGGTAGTCGCGGCCGCCTCTGCCTTCCGTctcggcgccgcggcggcgagcggcgggccgGGCGACTGGCGCGTGGTGAGCGCCGGCGCGCTGCGGCCGAGCGCGGTCTGCACGCCTGCGGAAG GTGCAGGGGCATCAAACTCGTCGGCTCTCAAGGTCGTGCACCGGCACGGCCCATGCTCGCCGCTGCGTTCACGCGGCGCCGCACCGTCTCCTGTCGAGATCCTGGACCGGGACCGGGACAGAGCCAACTCCATGCTCCGTAAGATCGCCGGCGCGTCCGCGACCAACGCAGCCCGAGCCTCGATGGGCGTGCGCCTGCCGGCGCACTGGGCCACCGCCTCTCTCGGCACCAACAACTACGTCGTCACGGTCGGCCTCGGGACGCCGGCGAGGTACTTCACGGTGGAGTTCGACACCGGCAGCGACCTGTCGTGGGTACAGTGCAAGCCCTGCAAGGACTGCTACGAGCAGAACGACCCGCTCTTCGACCCGGCCAAGTCGCGGACGTTCTCCACCGTGCCCTGCGGCGCGCGGGAGTGCCGGGAGCTCCCCTCACGGACCTGCTCGCCGGACAACAGGTGCCGGTTCGAGTGCGCGTACGCCGACGGCTCGCAGACCGACGGCGACCTCGCGCGCGACACGCTGACGCTGACGCCGTCCGACGCGATCCCGGGCTTCGTCTTCGGGTGCGGGCACGAGAACAGCGGGTTCTTCGGCACGGAGGATGGGCTCATCGGCCTCGGCCGCAAGAGCGTGTCGCTGTCCTCGCAGGCGGCGAGCAGGCACGGCGCGGGGTTCTCCTACTGCCTGCCGTCGCTGTCGAGCGGCACCGGGTACCTGGCCCTCGGCGGCGCCGCGCCCGCGAACGCGCAGTTCACGCCGATGGTGCCCAGCCGGGACCTGCCGTCGCTGTACTTCCTCCGGCTCACCGGCATCGTGGTCGCCGGCAAGGCGGTGAAGGTCCCCGCGGCCAGCATGCTGATCGACTCGGGCACCCAGCTCACGAACCTCCCCGACGGCACCTTCGCCGCGCTCTGGTCGGTGTTCGCGCGCCTGATGGGCGGGTACAGGAGGGCGCCGGGCCTGTCGTTCCTGGACACGTGCTACAACTtcaccggccgcgccgcgctgcAGGTGCCGTCGGTGGCCCTGGTGTTCGCCGGCGGCGCCACGGTGAGCCTCGACGTCAGCGGGGtcctggtgaggctggggtcggACGAGCCCCACGTGGCGTGCCTGGCGTTCACGTCCACCGGCGACGACGCGCCCGTCGGCATCCTCGGGAACACGCAGCAGAAGACGTTCGCCGTGGTCTACGACGTGGCCAACCAGAGGGTCGGGTTCGGCGCCAAGGGCTGCGCCTGA
- the LOC112881138 gene encoding aspartyl protease family protein At5g10770-like yields MASGMRCSVGHGGHGRRLAVVLALLASLASSRRHGASAAAELEGSGPKWHVVSARSLLPSTACTAAKAAPDTSAVRVVHRHGPCSPLQARGHAPSHEEILERDQDRVDSIRRRIAGAPAISDVARAPEGVSLPAYLGTSAGTTNYIMTVGLGTPARNLSVEIDTGSDLSWVQCEPCARCYGQQDPLFDPARSSTYSAVPCGAPECRELDPQSCAADRECRYEVIYDDYSHADGTVSRDALTLAASRTLPSFVFGCGHDDAGLFGKVDGLFGLGRGKMSLPSQAATKYGAGFSYCLPSSPSAEGYLAFGVGAAPANTQFTEMARGPETWSYYLNLVGVKVAGREIGIPPAVFATGGTIIDSGTVITRLPPRAYAALRSAFVRSMASYRRAPALSLLDTCYNFTGQTRVKIPSVDLVFAGGTTVNLNARGVLYVSTVSQTCLGFASTGDETSVNILGNTQQKTFTVVYDVAKQRIGFGAKGCN; encoded by the exons ATGGCTTCTGGGATGCGGTGCTCCGTGGGTCATGgtggccacggccgccgcctcgcggTTGTTCTCGCGCTGCTCGCCTCTCTCGCCTCGTCTCGCCGCCAcggcgcgtcggcggcggccgagCTGGAGGGCAGCGGACCGAAGTGGCACGTCGTGAGCGCCAGGTCGCTGCTGCCGAGCACGGCTTGCACGGCGGCGAAAG CAGCACCAGACACTTCGGCTGTCAGAGTCGTGCACCGGCACGGCCCGTGCTCGCCGCTGCAGGCCCGCGGCCACGCGCCGTCCCACGAGGAGATCCTGGAACGGGACCAGGACAGGGTCGACTCCATACGCCGCAGGATCGCCGGAGCGCCGGCGATCAGCGACGTGGCCCGTGCCCCGGAGGGCGTGTCTCTGCCCGCGTACTTGGGGACATCTGCCGGAACCACCAACTACATCATGACGGTCGGCCTCGGGACGCCGGCGAGGAACCTGTCCGTGGAGATCGACACGGGCAGCGACCTGTCGTGGGTGCAGTGCGAGCCGTGCGCGCGCTGCTACGGGCAGCAGGACCCGCTCTTCGACCCGGCGCGGTCGTCGACGTACTCCGCCGTGCCCTGCGGCGCGCCGGAGTGCCGGGAACTCGACCCACAAAGCTGCGCGGCGGACCGCGAGTGCCGGTACGAGGTCATCTACGACGACTACTCGCACGCCGACGGCACCGTCTCCCGCGACGCGCTGACGCTGGCGGCGTCCCGCACGCTCCCGAGCTTCGTCTTCGGGTGCGGCCACGACGACGCGGGGCTGTTCGGCAAGGTCGACGGGCTCTTCGGCCTCGGCCGCGGCAAGATGTCGCTACCCTCGCAAGCGGCGACGAAGTACGGCGCGGGCTTCTCTTACTGCCTGCCATCATCGCCGAGCGCCGAGGGGTACCTAGCCTTCGGCGTCGGAGCGGCGCCCGCGAACACGCAGTTCACGGAGATGGCGAGAGGCCCCGAGACGTGGTCCTACTACCTCAACCTCGTCGGCGTCAAGGTCGCCGGCCGGGAAATCGGGATCCCCCCGGCCGTGTTCGCGACGGGCGGCACCATCATCGACTCGGGTACTGTGATCACCCGCCTGCCCCCGCGGGCCTACGCCGCTCTGCGATCAGCCTTCGTTCGCTCCATGGCGAGCTACAGGAGGGCGCCCGCGTTGTCCCTCCTCGACACATGCTACAACTTCACCGGCCAGACGAGAGTGAAGATACCGTCGGTGGACCTGGTGTTCGCCGGCGGCACCACCGTGAACCTCAACGCTAGAGGGGTGCTGTACGTGTCGACGGTGTCACAGACGTGCCTAGGCTTTGCGTCAACGGGGGACGAGACGTCCGTCAACATCCTCGGGAACACGCAGCAGAAGACATTCACGGTAGTGTACGACGTGGCCAAACAGAGGATTGGGTTCGGTGCCAAGGGCTGCAACTGA